A portion of the Callithrix jacchus isolate 240 chromosome 21, calJac240_pri, whole genome shotgun sequence genome contains these proteins:
- the LOC118149898 gene encoding putative UPF0607 protein ENSP00000381418 — MGNSLSKLFSFICHRVWQRWQPRRSPLVHADFSAGRLHPAAPAHVPAPRALQGSRFLLFPPRGLGPYFPSSSNFTRNSSALLRDLPPLAWSPPSRKKPVLRHFAREGPVKIPPPSLTFPLRLPPLQVPAPILKTAVRAEDGEEPMEVDNQVEILKTAVRAEEGEEPMEVDDQGLVVPSAPTPAGGVLPFGKPDPAPAALPGPVPGCSHWPDKAASLVLGKDHQPSSSAKPMEWEATQHKDPPAVATKGPSKPRAASRSSRQPKWLVQPQQLRLVPPQQWRWGRNEGPPPAKRPRRSVKGFMDTGKSSRTTSPRRLKKKHGKKLQ, encoded by the exons ATGGGAAATTCCCTAAGcaaattgttttcctttatctGCCACAGGGTCTGGCAGCGGTGGCAACCACGACGGTCTCCTCTTGTCCATGCGGACTTTTCGGCTGGCCGGCTTCACCCCGCAGCTCCTGCGCATGTGCCTGCCCCGCGAGCCCTACAAGGTTCCCGATTCCTCTTGTTCCCTCCGCGAGGTCTTGGGCCTTATTTTCCATCGAGCTCCAATTTCACCAGGAACTCGAGCGCCCTACTGCGGGACCTGCCTCCTCTTGCCTGGAGCCCGCCCTCAAGGAAGAAACCTGTGCTACGCCACTTCGCACGCGAGGGACCCGTGAAGATCCCTCCTCCAAGCCTAACGTTTCCACTCCGACTGCCTCCCCTGCAAGTGCCGGCCCCGATCCTGAAGACCGCGGTGAGAGCAGAAGATGGTGAAGAACCCATGGAGGTGGACAATCAAGTAGAGATCCTGAAGACGGCGGTGAGAGCAGAAGAGGGTGAAGAACCGATGGAGGTGGACGATCAG GGCCTTGTAGTGCCCAGCGCACCCACCCCTGCAGGAGGCGTCCTTCCCTTTGGGAAGCCTGACCCAGCTCCAGCAGCGCTCCCTGGCCCAGTTCCCGGCTGCTCCCATTGGCCAGACAAGGCGGCCTCTCTGGTACTGGGGAAAGACCACCAGCCCAGCTCCTCAGCCAAGCCGATGGAGTGGGAGGCGACCCAGCACAAGGATCCTCCAGCTGTTGCCACAAAGGGTCCTTCTAAACCAAGGGCTGCCAGCCGCAGTTCGCGACAACCAAAATGGTTAGTGCAACCCCAGCAGCTGCGACTGGTCCCTCCGCAGCAATGGAGGTGGGGGAGAAACGAGGGGCCCCCACCCGCTAAACGTCCCCGCCGATCCGTGAAAGGATTCATGGACACCGGCAAGTCAAGTCGAACAACATCACCCAGGAGACTGAAAaagaaacatgggaagaaattaCAGTAA